A single region of the Streptomyces sp. AM 4-1-1 genome encodes:
- the rfaE2 gene encoding D-glycero-beta-D-manno-heptose 1-phosphate adenylyltransferase encodes MRGSDVNGHRTDGNRSRGGTGAEAGEGRSRGPTPLLVVGDALLDRDISGRAERLAPDAPVPVVGHARRDARPGGAALAAYLAAADGRDVTLVTALGADEASDTLRELLRDRVRLVEIPLRGQLSCKTRLMADGRPLLRLDDGDGRAGGATEAARAAVAAARAVLVADYGRGTADALRDALTRRAARVPVVWDPHPAGGPPVRGTCLATPAASEARRFAAAHTDTNADTGTPLDTRTDTDTNADTGTGTPLDTRTDTDTGTGTDTGTDTGTDTDTGTGTDTGTEAPSGAAGRPIDDRPRNGERPRNSRRSRNGERPADAGRPATDAGRPATAPPHEPRGRLGEAAHDARVLLRAWDVTSVVVTLGEHGALLSHGETPLLVPAPWRAQGDPCGAGDRFAVTAAGMLADGALPEDAVRGAVDAATRYVSDGGAHALIHGDALATRPGVTADGDAEDDALDMARRVRAAGGTVVAAGGCFDLLHAGHVELLQAARRVGDCLLVCVNSDASVRRRKGGGRPVVPAADRVRVLRALECVDAVAVFDEDTPERLLDELRPHVWAKGGDYALSDLPEAALLESWGGQVVLLPYLDGRSSTRLVERAARPPATTSRGGHPDATADRLTR; translated from the coding sequence GTGCGGGGGAGCGATGTGAACGGCCACCGGACGGACGGCAACCGCTCGCGGGGCGGGACGGGGGCAGAGGCGGGCGAGGGCCGTTCTCGCGGTCCCACGCCGCTGCTCGTCGTCGGTGACGCACTGCTCGACCGGGACATCTCCGGACGGGCCGAACGACTGGCCCCGGACGCGCCCGTCCCGGTGGTGGGCCACGCCCGGCGCGACGCACGGCCCGGGGGCGCCGCGCTCGCCGCGTACCTCGCGGCGGCCGACGGCCGGGACGTCACCCTGGTCACCGCGCTCGGCGCCGACGAGGCCAGCGACACGCTGCGCGAACTGCTCCGCGACCGGGTCCGGCTGGTGGAGATCCCGTTGCGCGGCCAACTCTCCTGCAAGACCCGGCTCATGGCCGACGGACGCCCGCTGCTGCGGCTCGACGACGGGGACGGCCGCGCGGGGGGAGCGACGGAAGCGGCCCGCGCGGCCGTCGCGGCGGCGCGCGCCGTCCTGGTCGCGGACTACGGACGGGGCACGGCCGACGCCCTGCGTGACGCCCTCACCCGCCGCGCGGCCCGGGTCCCCGTGGTCTGGGACCCGCATCCGGCGGGCGGGCCGCCGGTACGGGGAACATGCCTGGCCACGCCGGCGGCTTCCGAGGCCCGGCGGTTCGCGGCGGCGCACACGGACACGAACGCGGACACGGGGACGCCCTTGGACACACGTACGGACACGGACACGAACGCGGACACGGGGACGGGGACGCCTTTGGACACACGTACGGACACGGACACGGGGACGGGTACGGACACGGGTACGGACACGGGTACGGACACGGACACGGGTACGGGTACGGACACGGGTACGGAGGCGCCTTCCGGAGCCGCAGGACGGCCCATCGACGATCGGCCCCGGAACGGCGAACGACCGCGGAACAGCAGACGATCGCGGAACGGCGAACGACCCGCTGACGCCGGACGACCCGCGACTGACGCCGGACGACCCGCGACCGCACCGCCGCACGAGCCACGCGGGCGGCTCGGTGAGGCCGCTCACGATGCCCGCGTACTGCTCCGCGCCTGGGACGTCACCTCCGTCGTCGTCACCCTCGGCGAGCACGGCGCGCTCCTGTCCCACGGCGAGACACCGCTGCTCGTCCCCGCCCCCTGGCGGGCCCAGGGCGACCCCTGCGGGGCGGGGGACCGGTTCGCGGTCACCGCGGCCGGGATGCTCGCCGACGGGGCACTGCCCGAGGACGCCGTACGCGGCGCGGTCGACGCCGCGACCCGGTACGTCTCCGACGGCGGCGCCCACGCGCTGATCCACGGCGACGCGCTCGCCACGAGGCCCGGCGTCACCGCCGACGGTGACGCCGAGGACGACGCGCTGGACATGGCCCGGCGGGTGCGGGCCGCGGGCGGGACCGTCGTCGCGGCGGGCGGCTGCTTCGACCTGCTGCACGCCGGTCACGTCGAACTGCTCCAGGCCGCCCGGCGGGTCGGCGACTGCCTCCTGGTGTGCGTCAATTCGGACGCCTCGGTACGCCGGCGCAAGGGCGGCGGGCGCCCCGTCGTACCGGCGGCCGACCGGGTACGGGTGCTGCGCGCCCTGGAGTGTGTCGACGCGGTGGCCGTCTTCGACGAGGACACCCCGGAACGGCTGCTCGACGAACTGCGCCCCCACGTCTGGGCCAAGGGCGGCGACTACGCCCTGTCCGACCTTCCGGAGGCGGCGCTGCTGGAGAGCTGGGGAGGGCAGGTCGTGCTGCTGCCGTACCTCGACGGGCGGTCCAGCACCCGGCTCGTCGAACGCGCCGCCCGTCCGCCCGCCACGACCTCCCGCGGCGGCCACCCGGACGCCACGGCCGACCGGCTCACGAGGTGA
- a CDS encoding cytochrome c oxidase subunit 4, translating into MRAEALLFSGVALFFALTGGIYGWLAREPAGLAALTVSFLMSALIAAFLWRQHGRTLRRPEDRKDAEIRENSGTRTFFPARSYFPVLAGLGTALIGSGVAIGLWLFLIGVGVLIPGVFGFVYANGPRTD; encoded by the coding sequence ATGAGGGCCGAGGCACTGCTCTTCTCCGGAGTCGCGCTCTTCTTCGCGCTGACCGGCGGCATCTACGGCTGGCTCGCCCGCGAACCCGCCGGCCTCGCCGCGCTCACCGTGTCGTTCCTGATGTCCGCCCTGATCGCCGCGTTCCTGTGGCGACAGCACGGCCGGACCCTCCGCCGACCCGAGGACCGCAAGGACGCGGAGATCCGGGAGAACAGCGGCACCAGGACGTTCTTCCCCGCCCGCAGCTACTTCCCGGTCCTGGCCGGGCTGGGCACCGCCCTGATCGGATCGGGCGTGGCCATCGGCCTCTGGCTCTTCCTGATCGGTGTGGGCGTCCTGATCCCGGGCGTGTTCGGTTTCGTGTACGCGAACGGGCCGCGCACCGACTGA
- a CDS encoding SIS domain-containing protein, with protein sequence MKLIAPGQHCDDLMNALPAFRESSAVTQRWGVRLARSLGRGARLLVAGNGGSAAQAQHLTAELVGRYRDDRPAYSALSLHADTSSTTAIANDYGVHEVFARQTCAHGRPGDILLLLSTSGASANLLTAASEARRIGMAVWALTGPAPNPLEAASDEALCVDAAVSATVQELHLVAVHMICEAFDLELARSTPATGHGAPELDVSPTVRGARTRHGRPGGGSEGPDGVPGGRGADAEEAGTA encoded by the coding sequence ATGAAGCTCATCGCACCCGGTCAGCACTGTGACGACCTGATGAACGCCCTGCCCGCCTTCCGCGAGTCGAGCGCGGTGACCCAGCGCTGGGGGGTCCGGCTGGCCCGCTCCCTCGGCAGGGGCGCCCGGCTGCTGGTCGCGGGCAACGGCGGCAGCGCCGCCCAGGCCCAGCACCTGACCGCCGAACTCGTCGGCCGCTACCGCGACGACCGGCCCGCGTACTCGGCGCTGTCGTTGCACGCGGACACCTCCTCCACGACCGCCATCGCCAACGACTACGGCGTGCACGAGGTGTTCGCCCGGCAGACCTGCGCCCACGGACGGCCGGGCGACATCCTGCTGCTGCTCTCCACCAGCGGCGCCAGCGCCAATCTGCTGACCGCCGCCAGCGAGGCCCGCCGGATCGGCATGGCGGTCTGGGCCCTGACCGGTCCGGCCCCGAACCCGCTGGAGGCGGCGAGCGACGAAGCGCTCTGCGTGGACGCGGCGGTCTCCGCGACGGTCCAGGAACTGCATCTGGTCGCCGTCCACATGATCTGCGAGGCGTTCGACCTGGAACTCGCCCGGTCCACCCCGGCGACCGGGCACGGCGCTCCGGAACTGGACGTGTCACCCACCGTCCGAGGCGCCAGGACACGCCACGGCCGACCCGGGGGCGGCTCCGAGGGGCCGGACGGCGTGCCCGGCGGGCGCGGCGCCGACGCGGAGGAGGCGGGCACCGCATGA
- a CDS encoding glycosyltransferase, translated as MNILVWHVHGSWLTSFLQGPHTYLLPVTPDRGPDGLGRARTWQWPASARELTPRELRESDIDLMVLQRPHEAGLAHEWTGRRPGRDVPAVYVEHNSPHASAVDTRHPLADRTDIPVVHVTHFNRLMWDNGRAPTTVVEHGIIDPGPLWTGEERRAAVVVNEPVRRGRTTGTDLLPGFAEAAPLDVFGMRTEGLAAHLGIPDERCRTRDLPQTELHPAMARCRVYLHPVRWTSLGLSLLEAMFLGMPVVALDTTEIREAVPEDAGVVSNRPEVLADALRHFLGDPEHARTTGERARAAARARYGAQRFLDDWERLMKEVTR; from the coding sequence ATGAACATCCTCGTCTGGCACGTGCACGGCTCCTGGCTGACGTCCTTCCTCCAGGGCCCGCACACCTACCTCCTCCCGGTCACCCCCGACCGGGGCCCGGACGGCCTGGGCCGGGCCAGGACCTGGCAGTGGCCCGCGTCGGCGCGTGAGCTCACCCCGCGGGAGCTGCGGGAGAGCGACATCGACCTGATGGTCCTGCAACGGCCGCACGAGGCCGGCCTCGCCCACGAGTGGACCGGCCGCCGCCCCGGCCGGGACGTACCGGCCGTGTACGTCGAGCACAACAGCCCGCACGCCTCAGCCGTCGACACCCGCCACCCGCTCGCGGACCGCACCGACATCCCCGTCGTCCACGTCACCCACTTCAACCGGCTGATGTGGGACAACGGACGGGCCCCCACCACGGTCGTCGAGCACGGCATCATCGACCCCGGCCCGCTCTGGACCGGGGAGGAGCGACGGGCGGCCGTCGTCGTCAACGAACCGGTGCGACGAGGACGGACCACCGGCACGGACCTGCTGCCGGGCTTCGCCGAGGCCGCGCCCCTCGACGTGTTCGGGATGCGCACCGAGGGCCTGGCCGCGCACCTGGGCATCCCCGACGAGAGGTGCCGCACCAGGGACCTCCCGCAGACGGAACTCCACCCGGCGATGGCCCGCTGCCGGGTCTACCTCCACCCCGTCCGCTGGACGTCGCTCGGACTCTCCCTGCTCGAAGCGATGTTCCTCGGCATGCCGGTGGTGGCCCTGGACACCACCGAGATCCGCGAGGCCGTCCCCGAGGACGCCGGAGTCGTGTCCAACCGGCCCGAGGTACTGGCCGACGCGCTGCGGCACTTCCTCGGCGACCCCGAACACGCCAGGACGACCGGGGAACGGGCCAGGGCCGCCGCGCGGGCCCGCTACGGCGCGCAGCGGTTCCTGGACGACTGGGAACGACTCATGAAAGAGGTCACCCGATGA
- a CDS encoding glycosyltransferase family 9 protein yields MAVPPRYTPERPGPRPAADPARTRRTPPRVLVLRALGLGDLLAGIPALRGVRRAFPGHEIVLAAPESLRAPALATGAVDTLLPTRAPGRAVPSLLHWPGPPPDLAVDLHGNGPESHAALAALRPRRLLSYARPQPSHPAPPEWRYDEHERDRWCRFLRAYGIDADPEDVRLPPPDRPSPVPGAVVVHPGADSAARRWPAERYAAVVAGLRSAGHRVVLTGGPGEERLNTAVADLGGLGRHDVFSGGLPYGEFSALIAGCALLVSGDTGPAHLAVAHGVPTVTLFGPVAPHLWGPPAAPRHIALWHPGPPGDPHATEPDPLLMRIGPDEVLRAARGVLGVPDDPVLATRAARHG; encoded by the coding sequence ATGGCCGTGCCGCCCCGGTACACCCCCGAACGGCCCGGGCCGCGCCCCGCCGCCGACCCCGCCCGCACGCGTCGGACCCCGCCCCGCGTCCTCGTCCTCCGGGCGCTGGGGCTCGGCGATCTCCTCGCCGGGATTCCGGCCCTGCGCGGGGTGCGCCGGGCCTTCCCCGGTCACGAGATCGTGCTCGCGGCCCCCGAGTCCCTGCGCGCCCCCGCCCTCGCCACCGGCGCCGTCGACACGCTTCTCCCGACCCGGGCTCCTGGCCGCGCCGTACCCTCCCTGCTGCACTGGCCGGGACCGCCGCCCGACCTCGCCGTCGACCTGCACGGGAACGGTCCGGAGAGCCACGCGGCGCTCGCCGCGCTCCGGCCGCGCCGGCTGCTCTCGTACGCCCGCCCGCAGCCCTCGCACCCCGCGCCCCCCGAGTGGCGGTACGACGAACACGAGCGGGACCGCTGGTGCCGCTTCCTGCGGGCGTACGGGATCGACGCCGACCCCGAGGACGTGCGCCTGCCCCCGCCGGACCGCCCCTCGCCCGTCCCGGGGGCCGTCGTCGTGCACCCCGGGGCGGACTCGGCGGCCCGCCGCTGGCCCGCGGAGCGGTACGCGGCGGTCGTGGCGGGGCTGCGGTCCGCCGGCCACCGGGTCGTGCTGACCGGCGGTCCGGGGGAGGAGCGCCTGAACACGGCCGTCGCCGACCTGGGCGGGCTCGGCCGGCACGACGTCTTCAGCGGCGGACTGCCGTACGGGGAATTCTCCGCGCTCATCGCCGGGTGCGCGCTCCTCGTGAGCGGCGACACGGGGCCCGCCCACCTCGCCGTCGCGCACGGGGTCCCCACGGTGACCCTGTTCGGACCGGTGGCACCACATCTGTGGGGTCCACCGGCCGCACCGCGGCACATCGCGCTCTGGCACCCCGGCCCGCCCGGCGACCCGCACGCCACGGAACCCGACCCGCTGCTGATGCGGATCGGACCCGACGAGGTGCTCCGCGCCGCGCGGGGCGTACTCGGCGTTCCGGACGATCCGGTCCTCGCGACCCGGGCGGCCCGGCATGGCTGA
- a CDS encoding DUF6479 family protein, whose protein sequence is MDLSTRQDASAELAAAASTPGWIVPLVIGVVVVAVLIGLVAWDSRRKRARAPRPDEQPRRPAHRAHIEEVREPDDFGADGERTLPHEMKGYGNMGSRSAPPGTHPDRDDKSGGSFGGGGLGS, encoded by the coding sequence ATGGACCTTTCTACGCGCCAAGACGCATCCGCCGAACTCGCCGCGGCGGCCTCCACCCCGGGCTGGATCGTTCCGCTCGTCATCGGGGTCGTCGTGGTCGCCGTGCTGATCGGGCTGGTCGCATGGGACAGCCGCCGCAAGCGCGCCCGGGCGCCGCGCCCCGACGAACAGCCGCGGCGTCCCGCGCACCGCGCGCACATCGAGGAGGTGCGCGAGCCCGACGACTTCGGTGCGGACGGCGAGCGCACCCTTCCGCACGAGATGAAGGGCTACGGCAACATGGGCTCCCGCTCCGCACCGCCCGGAACCCACCCGGACCGCGACGACAAGAGCGGCGGTTCCTTCGGCGGCGGTGGCCTCGGCAGCTGA
- a CDS encoding glycosyltransferase, with amino-acid sequence MTEEQTGTAARSAAADTADDRVTVVVITHDRRPELLRTLRIMSALPERPPVVVTDNASRDGTARAVAREFPDVRLLRPGRNLGAIGRNLAVTRVRTPYVAFCDDDTWWEPGSLRRAADLLDRAPGLAAVTARIVVEPSGEEDPVVAELRDSPLTGPDWLPGPALGSFLAAATVMRVDAFREAGGFHPGLWLGGEEELLATDLMRRGWWLSYAEELTIHHAASTVRDSTGRRVDGLRNTLWFTWLRRPLTPALRRTGHLMRTVPRDRASVRAFLRAAAGLPWVLKQRDPVPPEIEARLAALEKARRASTARRYVG; translated from the coding sequence ATGACGGAGGAACAGACCGGCACGGCGGCCCGGAGCGCGGCGGCCGACACCGCGGACGACCGCGTCACGGTGGTCGTGATCACCCATGACCGGCGCCCCGAACTGCTCCGCACCCTGCGCATCATGTCCGCGCTGCCCGAGCGGCCCCCGGTCGTCGTCACCGACAACGCGTCCCGCGACGGGACGGCACGGGCGGTGGCACGGGAGTTTCCCGATGTGCGGCTGCTGCGCCCCGGCCGCAACCTCGGCGCGATCGGCCGGAACCTCGCGGTGACCCGGGTACGCACCCCGTACGTGGCGTTCTGCGACGACGACACCTGGTGGGAGCCCGGCTCCCTGCGCCGGGCGGCGGACCTCCTCGACCGCGCGCCGGGACTCGCCGCGGTCACCGCCCGGATCGTCGTGGAGCCGTCGGGGGAGGAGGACCCGGTGGTCGCCGAACTGCGCGATTCACCCCTGACCGGCCCGGACTGGCTGCCCGGGCCCGCGCTCGGATCGTTCCTCGCGGCGGCGACGGTGATGCGCGTGGACGCCTTCCGCGAGGCGGGCGGATTCCATCCGGGGCTGTGGCTGGGCGGCGAGGAGGAGTTGCTGGCCACCGACCTGATGCGGCGCGGCTGGTGGCTCAGCTACGCGGAGGAGCTGACGATCCACCACGCGGCCTCGACCGTGCGGGACAGCACGGGCCGACGGGTCGACGGGCTGCGCAACACCCTGTGGTTCACCTGGCTCCGCAGGCCGTTGACGCCGGCACTGCGCCGGACCGGTCATCTGATGCGGACCGTGCCCCGCGACCGCGCGTCGGTGCGCGCCTTCCTGCGCGCGGCGGCGGGGCTGCCCTGGGTCCTGAAGCAGCGCGACCCCGTCCCGCCGGAGATCGAGGCGCGGCTCGCGGCTCTGGAGAAGGCCCGACGCGCCTCCACGGCCCGCCGGTACGTCGGCTGA
- a CDS encoding glycosyltransferase, whose amino-acid sequence MTYSTSGLGRIAMVSEHASPLASLGGPDAGGQNVYVAQLAARLARRGHDVTVYTRRDRPDVPTLVRTPDGVKVVHVPAGPPTTVPKDRLLAHMPDFGAYLSRIWGLNRPDVVHAHFWMSGLAALTGARELRIPVVQTYHALGTVKKRHQGAEDTSPPERVRIEARIGRACARIVATCADEAAELVAMGVARHRIDIVPCGVDTAHFAPVAAAARPASAPRRLLAVGRLVPRKGFDRAIRALASVPDTELLVAGGPEADLLFADPEAERLRKTAEEYGVAGRVRLLGCVPHEEMPRLMSGADLLLSLPRYEPFGIVPIEAMACRTPVVATAVGGQLDTVVDGVTGVLVPPVDGADHDLGEVIRSLLDAPDLLARYGAAGRERALTHYTWDRVADGVARVYAGLATAPTLSGAAR is encoded by the coding sequence ATGACGTACTCAACTTCCGGCCTGGGACGGATCGCCATGGTGTCCGAGCACGCCAGCCCGCTCGCGTCGCTCGGCGGCCCCGACGCGGGCGGCCAGAACGTGTACGTGGCACAGCTCGCCGCCCGGCTCGCCCGGCGCGGACACGACGTCACCGTGTACACCCGTAGGGACCGCCCCGACGTGCCCACCCTGGTCAGAACCCCGGACGGGGTGAAGGTCGTCCATGTGCCCGCCGGGCCGCCCACCACCGTACCGAAGGACCGACTCCTCGCCCACATGCCCGACTTCGGCGCGTACCTGTCCCGGATCTGGGGCCTCAACCGGCCCGACGTGGTGCACGCCCACTTCTGGATGTCCGGCCTCGCCGCGCTGACCGGCGCCCGCGAGCTGCGCATCCCGGTCGTGCAGACGTACCACGCGCTCGGCACGGTGAAGAAGCGTCACCAGGGGGCGGAGGACACCAGCCCGCCCGAACGCGTCCGGATCGAGGCACGCATCGGCCGCGCCTGCGCCCGGATCGTCGCCACCTGCGCCGACGAGGCGGCCGAACTCGTCGCCATGGGCGTGGCCCGGCACCGGATCGACATCGTGCCGTGCGGGGTGGACACCGCCCACTTCGCGCCCGTCGCGGCGGCGGCCCGCCCGGCCTCCGCGCCCAGGCGGCTGCTCGCCGTCGGCCGGCTGGTGCCCCGCAAGGGCTTCGACCGGGCGATACGCGCCCTGGCCTCCGTGCCCGACACGGAACTCCTCGTCGCGGGCGGCCCCGAGGCGGACCTGCTGTTCGCCGACCCGGAGGCGGAGCGGCTGCGCAAGACCGCCGAGGAGTACGGGGTGGCCGGGCGGGTCCGGCTGCTCGGCTGTGTGCCGCACGAGGAGATGCCACGTCTCATGTCCGGCGCGGACCTGCTGCTCTCGCTGCCCCGGTACGAGCCGTTCGGCATCGTCCCGATCGAGGCGATGGCCTGCCGGACACCGGTCGTCGCGACCGCCGTCGGCGGCCAGCTCGACACCGTGGTCGACGGTGTGACCGGGGTACTGGTACCGCCCGTCGACGGCGCCGACCACGATCTCGGCGAGGTGATCCGCAGCCTGCTGGACGCCCCGGACCTGCTCGCCCGCTACGGCGCCGCCGGACGTGAACGGGCCCTGACCCACTACACCTGGGACCGCGTCGCCGACGGCGTGGCCCGGGTCTACGCCGGACTCGCCACCGCCCCCACGCTCTCGGGAGCCGCACGATGA
- a CDS encoding glycosyltransferase codes for MADDDAASARNGGGADPAPDDAHDSTPPDGRTSVAVITRNRRDSLLRTLDHLAALPEAPEIVVVDNGSTDGTATAVRAHRSGARLLEPGRNTGALGRNLAARRITTPYVAFSDDDSWWAPGALRTAADLFDAYPRLGLVAARTLVEPGRAEEPLDAVLARSPLPRHGDLPGRPVLGFLGCAAVVRRTAFLQAGGYHQVLFFGAEETLLAYDLTALGWGVVYEPSVTAHHHPGTAERPGRATLLRRNALLTDWLRRPLPVALRGTARLLYETGRAEPGAAAALRGTLTRLPSALRHRRKLPHRVEQAVRLLERRANEEAVHP; via the coding sequence ATGGCTGACGACGACGCGGCCTCCGCGCGGAACGGCGGCGGCGCGGACCCCGCACCGGACGACGCCCACGACAGCACCCCACCCGACGGGCGGACCTCCGTCGCCGTGATCACCCGGAACCGCAGGGACAGCCTGCTGCGTACGCTGGACCACCTGGCCGCGCTCCCGGAGGCGCCGGAGATCGTCGTCGTCGACAACGGCTCCACCGACGGCACCGCCACGGCCGTGCGCGCGCACCGGTCCGGCGCGAGGCTGCTGGAACCGGGCCGCAACACCGGAGCCCTCGGACGCAATCTGGCGGCGCGCCGGATCACCACGCCGTACGTGGCGTTCAGCGACGACGACTCCTGGTGGGCGCCCGGCGCGCTGCGGACCGCGGCCGATCTGTTCGACGCCTACCCCCGGCTCGGCCTGGTGGCGGCCCGCACCCTCGTGGAGCCCGGCCGCGCCGAGGAACCGCTCGACGCCGTGCTGGCCCGGTCGCCCCTGCCGCGCCACGGCGATCTTCCCGGCAGGCCCGTACTCGGCTTCCTCGGCTGCGCGGCCGTCGTGCGCCGCACGGCGTTCCTCCAGGCGGGCGGCTACCACCAGGTGCTGTTCTTCGGAGCCGAGGAGACCCTGCTGGCCTACGATCTGACCGCACTCGGCTGGGGCGTGGTGTACGAGCCGTCCGTGACCGCCCACCACCACCCCGGCACGGCGGAACGGCCCGGCAGGGCAACGCTGCTGCGGCGCAACGCGCTGCTCACCGACTGGCTGCGCCGGCCGTTGCCGGTCGCGCTGCGCGGCACCGCGCGCCTGCTGTACGAGACGGGCCGGGCCGAACCCGGCGCGGCGGCGGCCCTGCGGGGCACCCTGACCCGGCTCCCCTCGGCGCTCAGGCACCGCAGGAAGCTGCCCCACCGGGTCGAGCAGGCGGTCCGTCTGCTGGAGCGGCGGGCGAACGAGGAGGCGGTACACCCATGA
- the ctaD gene encoding cytochrome c oxidase subunit I has translation MSTDSAPPAAPDDDHPERTEPERTKAAERARRTERRAGRGEVFLKVVTTTDHKVIGNMYLVTSFCFFLFAGVLAMLMRAELARPGLQIVTTAQYNQLFTIHGTIMMLLFATPTFTGFANALMPLQIGAADVAFPRLNAFTYWVYLFGGIMVVSGFLTENGAASFGWFAYAPLNGPVHSPGLGGDLWIMGLVVSGLSTILGSVNFITTIICLRAPGMTLFRMSIFTWNVLFTSILALLAFPVLTAALLALEADRKFGAHIFDAANGGALLWQHLFWFFGHPEVYIVALPFFGVISEIIPVFSRKPMFGYVSLVGATIAITGLSATVWAHHMFATGAVFLPFFSLMSFLIAVPTGVKFFNWIGTMMKGSLSFETPMLWSMGFLVTFLLGGLTGVLVASPPLDFHLTDSYFVVAHLHYVLFGTIVFATFAGFYFWWPKLTGKMLDERLGKIHFWALFVGFQLTFLVQHWLGEQGMPRRYADYLAADGFTLLNTISSIGAFLLGISTLPFLFNVWRTARHGERVTVDDPWGWGRSLEWATSCPPPRHNFESLPRIRSESPSFDLHHPEARERPVPAGPPDVRTGTGVR, from the coding sequence ATTTCCACCGATTCAGCGCCCCCAGCGGCCCCCGACGACGATCATCCGGAGCGGACGGAGCCGGAGCGGACGAAGGCGGCGGAGAGAGCGAGAAGGACGGAACGGCGAGCGGGTCGGGGAGAGGTCTTCCTGAAGGTCGTGACCACCACGGACCACAAGGTCATCGGCAACATGTACCTGGTCACCTCCTTCTGCTTCTTCCTTTTCGCGGGTGTGCTGGCGATGCTGATGCGGGCCGAACTGGCCCGGCCCGGACTCCAGATCGTCACCACCGCCCAGTACAACCAGCTGTTCACCATTCACGGCACCATCATGATGCTGCTCTTCGCGACCCCGACCTTCACCGGATTCGCCAACGCCCTGATGCCCCTTCAGATCGGCGCCGCCGACGTCGCCTTCCCGCGACTGAACGCGTTCACCTACTGGGTGTATCTGTTCGGCGGGATCATGGTGGTCTCGGGATTCCTCACGGAGAACGGCGCCGCGTCCTTCGGCTGGTTCGCCTACGCCCCGCTCAACGGTCCGGTCCACTCGCCCGGACTCGGTGGCGACCTCTGGATCATGGGCCTGGTCGTCTCCGGACTCAGTACCATTCTCGGTTCGGTCAACTTCATCACCACCATCATCTGTCTGCGCGCCCCGGGCATGACGCTCTTCCGGATGTCCATCTTCACCTGGAACGTCCTCTTCACATCCATTCTCGCGCTGCTCGCCTTCCCGGTGCTCACCGCCGCCCTGCTGGCCCTGGAGGCGGACCGGAAATTCGGGGCGCACATCTTCGACGCGGCGAACGGCGGCGCGCTGCTCTGGCAGCATCTCTTCTGGTTCTTCGGACATCCCGAGGTCTACATCGTGGCTCTTCCGTTCTTCGGGGTGATCAGCGAGATCATTCCGGTGTTCAGCAGGAAGCCCATGTTCGGATATGTGTCGCTCGTCGGGGCCACCATCGCCATCACCGGTCTCTCGGCAACCGTCTGGGCCCATCACATGTTCGCCACCGGGGCCGTTTTCCTGCCGTTCTTCTCCCTGATGTCGTTCCTCATCGCCGTGCCCACCGGGGTCAAGTTCTTCAACTGGATCGGCACCATGATGAAGGGGTCGCTGTCCTTCGAGACCCCGATGCTCTGGTCGATGGGTTTTCTCGTGACCTTCCTGCTCGGCGGGCTGACCGGAGTGCTGGTCGCCTCACCGCCGCTGGACTTCCACCTCACGGACTCCTATTTCGTGGTCGCGCACCTGCATTACGTACTGTTCGGCACGATCGTTTTCGCCACGTTCGCCGGATTCTATTTCTGGTGGCCCAAGCTCACCGGGAAAATGCTGGACGAACGATTGGGTAAAATCCACTTCTGGGCCCTCTTCGTCGGCTTCCAGCTCACCTTTCTCGTCCAGCACTGGCTCGGTGAACAGGGAATGCCCCGCCGGTACGCGGACTATCTGGCGGCCGACGGTTTCACCCTGCTGAACACGATCTCGTCGATCGGCGCTTTCCTGCTCGGCATCTCCACCCTGCCGTTCCTCTTCAACGTCTGGCGGACCGCGCGCCACGGTGAGCGGGTCACCGTCGACGACCCCTGGGGCTGGGGACGCTCCCTGGAGTGGGCCACCAGTTGCCCGCCGCCCCGGCACAACTTCGAGTCACTGCCACGCATCCGTTCGGAATCCCCCTCCTTCGACCTGCACCACCCCGAGGCCCGCGAACGACCGGTTCCGGCCGGGCCGCCCGATGTCCGCACCGGGACGGGGGTGCGCTGA